A stretch of Dietzia lutea DNA encodes these proteins:
- a CDS encoding DedA family protein yields the protein MDRIAEQPLAIAFSTLFVIVMLRANATYWLGRGALRGSRLSERFAHRLEGPTMQRAQRLSARYGVIAVPLSFLTVGVQTAINFSAGFTVMPLRRYLPAVTVGCVLWALLYSTVGVVGWTAIAALWDRATA from the coding sequence ATGGACCGGATCGCCGAGCAGCCCCTCGCCATCGCGTTCAGCACGCTGTTCGTGATCGTCATGCTGCGCGCCAACGCCACCTACTGGCTCGGCCGGGGCGCGCTGCGCGGTAGTCGGCTCAGCGAGCGATTCGCCCACCGCCTCGAGGGACCGACCATGCAGCGCGCCCAGCGGCTGTCCGCCCGCTACGGGGTGATCGCGGTGCCGCTGTCCTTCCTCACGGTGGGTGTGCAGACCGCCATCAACTTCAGCGCCGGCTTCACCGTGATGCCGCTGCGCAGGTACCTGCCCGCCGTCACCGTCGGGTGCGTGCTGTGGGCCCTGCTGTACTCCACCGTCGGCGTGGTCGGCTGGACGGCGATCGCCGCCCTCTGGGACCGCGCCACCGCCTGA
- a CDS encoding antibiotic biosynthesis monooxygenase family protein — protein sequence MAVVKINALNVPPQAGAELERRFSERAHTVENSPGFLGFQLLRPTGGETRYFVMTMWEDDESFAAWRDGDARAAHAGQHGKPVAEGANLLEFDVVMDVKPSTSA from the coding sequence ATGGCCGTCGTGAAGATCAATGCCCTCAACGTCCCGCCGCAGGCCGGTGCCGAGCTCGAGCGCCGCTTCTCCGAGCGCGCCCACACGGTGGAGAACTCCCCCGGCTTCCTCGGCTTCCAGCTGCTGCGTCCCACCGGCGGGGAGACCCGCTACTTCGTGATGACCATGTGGGAGGACGACGAGTCGTTCGCCGCCTGGCGCGACGGGGACGCCCGCGCCGCCCACGCCGGCCAGCACGGCAAGCCCGTCGCCGAGGGCGCCAACCTGCTGGAGTTCGACGTCGTGATGGACGTCAAGCCCTCCACCTCCGCCTGA